The Planctomycetaceae bacterium genome contains the following window.
GCGGAACTGTTCCCGGAAAGCCGTCGCGCGGAATTCACTCCGCCGCAACCAACGATCCCGCGATCCAACGGCCATCATCGCGACTGGATTGATGCGATCAAAGGCGGTCCGGCAGCCAGTTCCAACTTTGAATACGGAGCCCGTCTGACGGAAATTACGCTGCTGGGAGTCGCGTCGCTGCGAACCGGCAAACGGCTTGTCTGGGATTACGACAACATGACGGCAAAGGGTGTACCCGAAGCGGAAGTGGTGCTGAACGGCAGTTATCGTCCCGGATGGAAGCCCGCGTAGTGCTTCGCCCGCCAGGCATTGATGGATCGCCCGCGCTCGAGAATCGGCAGAAGCTTTTCGCCGATCGGTGCCCGCGCCGTCGGGCGGCCGGAAACGACACCTTGCGCTGACTGAAACTGAGCCACAGATTTCGCAGATGGACACAGATTTTTTTGCCCTTCCGCGGAATGGGGGTATTGCTGAAGGATCGGTCGATGAAGGCTTGCTGATGTTCGCCGTCATTCCTGCGGAGACTTCGATCAGATCTGACGCTGCGATCCGACAAACTCGCGTTTCCGGTTGCTGATGCCCGGAGGGCAGCCACAACGTCAGCCGGAGCCGGCAGGCTTCCGGAAGCTGGTGTCTCCGCGTCCGCAGGCATGAAGGGCCGACACATGCACTGCGGATAATGCTGTATCGCCCCTCCGGGGCTTTTGCCAGGAATTCCGCACCTGACCGGTGGCTGACGCCACCGGCTGACGTTGTGTCGGCCCGCCGGGCCTGAAACGCTGTTCAAGCAACACCCCCATTTTCCGGATGAGTCGATTGTTTTGCCGTGTCAATCTGTGTGAATTTGCGAAATCTGTGGACAGACCTTCGCATGGCACGCAGCGCGCAGGCTGCTGCGGACGCGTTCCGTCGGACCATCAGCACCTGCTGCCTTGTCCATCGTGTTTCGATGTGTGCCACTGGCTTTGCCAGTGTGTTCAATGTTGCAGAGCACTGGCACGGCCAGTGGCACACGACCCATGTCGTCCCAATCGTGGCGACCAGCCGGTTACCGTGCTCTCTCGGGTGAGTCCGGTCCAGGCGATGACGGGAATCGCAGTTTCGCTGTGCAGCCGCGTTCAGAGCGCCTCTTCACCCATTTCTCCAGTTCGAATTCGCACGACGCGTTCGATGTTGGAGACAAAAATCTTTCCGTCACCGACCTGTCCGGTGCGAGCGGAAGTCACAATGGCTTCCAGAACCTTTTCCAGATCCTGATCCGCGACAATCACTTCCACTTTGACCTTGGGCATGAAATCCACGATGTATTCCGCGCCGCGGTAGGTTTCCTTGTGACCCTTCTGGCGTCCGAAACCGCGGACTTCGGTCACGGTCATGCCGTGGACACCGACTTCGGTCAGGGCTGACTTGACGTCTTCAAGTTTGAAGTGACGGACGATCGCTTCCACGCTCTTCATGGTTGGTTCTCCGGTTGGAATCTGTTCAACGGCGATGGTTGCCTGTGTCGAAATGCCCCGAGGACAAAGCCGCCGGCATGTGAGGTCATGTTCCTGATTTGCTGCGAAGTCTTGCACAGGCCGGGGCAACTGTCATGCGGCGACGAAAACCGAGACATCTCCGGTTGCCGGTCGACGCGATGGCCCGAACGACTGAACGGCTGCTTTACTGAAAAATGTAGCCTTCTTCACCGTGCTGACTCAGGTCGAGCCCGCGGATTTCGTCTTCCGTCGAAACACGCAGACCGATCACCGCGTCCACGATTTTCAGCAGCACAAATGATCCGATGACGGCGATGACCACCGCTGCGGCGATGCTGACAACCTGCGGCACCAGTTGACCGGGGCTGCCATCCAGCAGGCCGCCGCGGCCTCCCGTCACCGCGCTTGTGGCGAAGACGCCGGTCAGCAACGCTCCGAGTGCTCCGCCCGCGCCGTGAATACCGAACGCGTCGAGTGAATCATCGTAGCCGAACATGTTCTTCACCGTCGTACACATGACGAAGCAAAACGCGCCGGCTGCCAGACCGAGCACCAGACCGCCGACAGGAGTCACCGATCCGGCGGCCGGAGTTACGCAGACCAGTCCCGCGACGGCACCGGAACAGGCTCCGAGAATCCCCGCCTTGCCGTCCTTCATGCGTTCCAGCAGTGTCCAGCCAAGGATTCCAGCGGCCGCGGCAAAATGTGTCGCGACGAATGCGTTCACCGCCAGACCGTTGGATTTCAATGCGCTGCCGCCGTTGAAGCCAAACCAGCCGACCCACAACAGACCCGCTCCGATGCAGGTGTAGGTCAGGTTGTGCGGCGGCATGGGTTCCTTCATGAATCCGTGTCGTTTGCCAATCAGCAGAGCACAGACCAGGGCGGAAACTCCCGAACTGATATGCACCACGGTGCCTCCGGCAAAGTCGAGCGCCGGAAACGCGGCCGCTTCGTTCCATTCACACAGCCAGCCGGAGTCGGACCAGACCCAGTGGGCGATGGGACAGTACACGAAGGTTCCCCACAGCACAGAGAACGCGCACATGGCGGAAAACTTCATGCGTTCCGCGAACGCACCGCAGATCAGTGCCGGAGTAATGATGAAGAACATTCCCTGGAAGACCATGAAGATCATTTTGTCAGCCAGAGCATCGGGAGAACCGGCTTCCGCCGACGGAACGATGCCCCGCAGCAGCACGTGATCGAAGTTGCCGACGTACGGGTTGCTTCCGCCGAACGCCCAACTGTATCCGAAGACCGCCCAATAGACGGTCATCAGTCCCATCAGGAAGACGCACTGCATCATCACGCCGATGATGTTCTTCTTGCGAACCAGGCCGCCGTAGAACAATGCCAGTCCCGGACAGGTCATCATCAGCACAAAAGCCGACGACACCAGCATCCACGCGACGTTTCCGGTATCCGGAGCGGCCGATGCGTCGGCGCTGCCTTCCGAGGTCGCTGCGCCGGCGTCGGTTTCAGCGGATGTCGCGACATCGGGCAGGGACTCTGATGGATTGGCGGCATCCTGAGCCACCGCTGCCACTGTCCCCGACAAAAACGCAACCGCGCAGGCGGTCATAAAGAACCTGGTCAGAGTGTTCATCGTCAACTTCTCTCCCGCTCCGGACACATCCCCAGTAACGCGCGCACTGGCAGCGCAGACGGTTCTGACGGATCAAACTGAGAAACGTTTCTCGCCTGTTTCTCGCGCCGGTCGGGCGGGTTGGCCCGGGAATGGAAGTTGGATTCCGGCTGTCACTCCTGAACGCGGAATAACGAATCGACTGGCGATCTGCAACCTGACCGTGCGTCTTGCGAGTTTCGAAAGGTTCTCGCCGCGGGTTTTCTCGTGCCCGGTACGAATTCGGCCGCACGCCGTGGCAATCGCCGGGCGGACGGCAGCGGTTCCAGTCGTTCCCGACCAGACGGTTTCGAGCCCGCGGCATCCGAGTTACCATACCGGCCCTCCTGACGCTTCCCGCCTTTTTTCGGAACAGTCTGTGATGCGAATTCTGCCAGCTCTGGTCTTCACCGCCTGCCTGTTCGCCGCCATGCCGGAACCTGCCGGCGCTGACGAAAAAGCTCGCGGCACGGTCTTTGTCGACGCGAATTCAAACGGAATCCTGGACGCCGGAGAAACCGGTCTGGCGGGAGTAGCGGTTTCCAACGGCCGCGACGTCGTGAAGACCGATGCTGACGGGCACTATTCCATTTCCGTCACCGACGATTCGATTGTGTTCGTCATCAAGCCGCAGGGCTACCGCGCGCAGATGGACGAAAACCACCTTTCGCGGTTCTACTACATTCACAAGCCGAACGGTTCGCCGACGCATCTGAAATTCCCCGGAGTCGAACCGACGGGGCCGCTGCCTTCAAGCATCGATTTCGCGCTGACCCGGCAGGACGAACCGGCCGCGTTTGATGTCCTGTTCTTCGGCGATCCGCAGCCCCGTGATCAAAGGGAGATCGACTATATCGCTCACGATGTCGTCGAGGGCCTGATCGGCAGCGAAGCGGCATTCGGCGTGACTCTGGGTGACATTCTGTTTGACGACCTGAGCCTGTTCGACAGCTTCAACCGGACGATCGGACGGATCGGGATACCGTGGTACAACGTGATCGGCAACCACGACATCAACTTCGCCGCCGACCGCGATGAACTCAGCGACGAAACGTATGAACGAGTCTACGGGCCGGCGTACTACTCGTTCGACTATGGTCCCGTGCACTTTGTTGTCGTCGACGACGTCCACTGGATGTCCGACGGCGAAAAGATGTTCTACCGCTCCGGGCTGAGCGACGCGCAGCTTGATTTCATTCAGAACGATCTGGCGGTCGTGCCGCAGGATCGGCTGGTTGTCGCCATGATGCACATCCCGCTGGTGAAGTCGACTCCCTGGCTGGAACCGAAACGCGACCGTCTGTTCCGAATCCTGGAAAGCCGCGAACACTGTATCTCGCTGTCCGGCCATACTCACCACCACGAACACGTGATGATCGGCGGCGATGACGGCTGGCGGAAACCGAAGCCGCACCACCACATGATCAACGTTACGGTGTCCGGATCATGGTGGTCGGGCAAACCGGACGAACACGACATCCCGCACACGATGTGCGCCGACGGAACACCGAACGGTTACACGATCATGCACTTTGACGGGCTGAAGTACCTGCTGGAATACCGGGCCGCTCGCCGCGAATCGGACTACCAGATTCGAGTCATGGCGGATGAAGTCGTGCGCCGCGAAGACATCGGCACGAAGAAATTCCACGCCAATGTTTTCAACGCCATGCCTGGCGCTGACGTAACCTGGCGACTTGACGATCGTACCGATTGGAACGCGATGCAGAAAGTCGTGGAACCGGATCCTCTGTTCCTGAAACTCTGGACAGAAGAACAGCCGGACCCGGATTCTCTGGCGTGGCGAGCACTTCCCAAACCGATGCCATCGCCTCATCTTTGGCAGGCAGCGCTGCCGGAAGATCTGGAACCGGGCACGTTCACAATTCGCGTCAAAGCGGTCAATCCAAATGGTCAGACATTGCAGGGACAGCGGATTGTTCGGATTGAATAGTTCTTCGGTGCCGCATTCCCTGACAGCCGTTCACACCTGACCGGTGTCGTCGAACCGCCCGGCAAGACCGTCGACGGGACGACTCCCCACGTCCGCAGCACGATTCGCGCGCCGCAGGCAATGTTCTGCGGATTCACGATCGGCACGCCACTGCGAACAGCGAACGCAGCGCGGTCATCGGGGACGGCCGAACGGTGCGTTGCGTCGATCCGGCCGGAGCCTGCCGCGTTTTAGGACCGATCGCCAACATTCAGTGATGAAGTTCAAAATCACCGATGCTTGCGGAAGTTGCGGCTGCGAGAGTTCCAGTTACTTCGATCCTGCCGTTGGGCAATCTCATAGCGGCTGTGCGTGAGACCTGCCGTGGATGGAAGTGGACTCCGCTCCGGCGACGATACATTTCCTGCCGTTGCCGGACAGCGGCACATTCTGCGGTTCGCGTCCGGACGCCGTTTCGACATGCTCGACTTCACAGTCGCCTGACTTTCGGATAGCCCATGAATTCACCCGCTCCCGCATGTCTGAACCCGGCTTCGCCGTCGGAGATTCGCACGCTGGAACACGTGAGGGCATTTATCCACATCGCTCTTTGCCGCCGCGAAAACCTGCTCGAAAACCATTTTCCAATGACGGAACTGGTGCTGACGCAAAACGGTGTGCGATGCGGCATGCAGTTCGTTCTGCACGGCCCCCGCAGCGTTAAACTGGCGGCCGTCTGGGCGGAATCGAAGAACGAGATTCTGCTGTACGACGCCACCGGGAAGCGATTCAGTCGCATTCGACTGCCCAATCCGGTGAAATGAGCGCCGTCGCCACCCGTCAACGGCCTGTCGCCGCCGGGGCATCGGCGGTTTGGCGGATCATGCCCTGAATGCCGTGAATGTCTGAACGATCCGGAAAGCGCAAAAGCCGTCGCCGCCAGCTCCGGACGAGCCACCAGAAGAACTGGCTTGTCGGACGCTACTCCGTTCTGGAAACGCTTCGAGCAGGCCGCTGGCCGGTCGACGAACTGTTCGCTTCTGACGAACTGGATTCCGATTCCGCGAACGAAGTTCTGCAGTTGGCGGCGGACCGCGGCGTTTCCGTCGAAACCGTTTCGACGACCCGAATGTCGCAGCTTTGCCACACCGAACATCACCAGGGCCTGGCGGCTCGGATGGGCGAGTTTCCGTATTCCACGATGGCCGATCTGCTGCCGGAGTCGGGTTCCACCAGAACGGCGGCCGCCAGCGCAGCCGCCGGCGAACGATCGCCGCTGATTGTGATTTGCGACCGCATCCAGGACGCGTTCAACTTCGGAGCGATCCTGAGATGCTGCGATGCCATGCAGGTTGCGTCGGTCGTCATCGGAACGACGCAGCAGGTTTCCGTCACGCCGCAGGTGGCCAGGTCGTCCGCCGGTGCCGTGAACTATCAGCACATCATTCGCGTCGACGACATCGTTCCCGCAGCTCAGCAGATTCGCGACGCGGGTTTCAGACTTGTCGCAGCCACTGAAAAAGCGTCGGCGGCGGCGTGCGAAGCGGATTTGTCCGGTGACGTTGCATTGATCGTCGGCAGCGAAGCGTTTGGAGTTTCCCCGCCACTGCTGGAACTCTGTGACCTGCAGGTTGCAATCCCGATGCTGGGCCATGTCGCATCGCTGAACGCCGCCGTCGCCGCGGGAATCCTGCTGTACGAAATTCGAAGCCGGCAGATGCGAGGATAATCTGGCCGACGTTTTTCGGTGCGTCGGTCCGCAGTTTCCGACGGCCGCACCGCGCAGCTTCTGCGAAGATGCCGTACCCGGACTCGCTGCCAGGACGAACCGCAACGATCCTGGCCGAACACCGAGCCCTGTGCCCGCGACTTTGTCTTCAGCGAACCATGCACGCACGGCAGCGACTTCCGAATCGCGTTATCATCCGGCAAAATGGAAGTTCACAAAACGCCTTCGGCAATTTTCCAACCGAGTCACGGGAGCCAGCGATGACGCACAATTCGGGTTTCTTCCGGAAACTGTTTCAGGGCCGACCGCACATCGCACATGCGATCGCCGTCGCGGCGATGGCCGCACTTGGCGCGTCGTCTACACAAGCAATGGCCGACGAAAAGACCGTCGCCGAACGACCGACGATGACGGTCAAACACTGCAGCGACTTCAAAGTGAACGGCAAAGGTGATGCTGCCGCGTGGCAGACGACGGAGTGGGTCAGTCTCAACCGTCGGCCTCAGGCACAACACGACTACACGGCTCGCATCAAGATGCTGTATTCCGACACCGGTGTGTATGTCCTGTTTGACGGTACCGATACGAAGCTGACATCGACGATGCAGGAAGATTTTGCGGACCTGTGGAACGAAGACGTCTATGAATGCTTTTTCTGGACGGACGAAACTCACCCGGTGTACTTCGAGTATGAGATTTCGCCCTTGGGTTACGAACTGCCCATTCTGGTTCCGAATATGGACGGCACATTTCTGGGCTGGCGGCCGTGGCACTACGACGGCGTTCGCAGAATCCAGAAACACGTGTCAGCAACCGGAGGCAGCGTTGCGTCAATGTCGGAAGTTGAAGGCTGGCGGGCCGAAGTCTTCATTCCCAACGCGCTGCTGGCGCCCCTGAAGAATGTTCCGCCGAAACCGGGAACGAAGTGGCGAGCCAACTTCTACCGCATGGACTATGACGGCGGCGGGAAATCGCAGTGGGACTGGGCTCGCGTCGGTCCGAGCTTCCATGAATTCAAAAGCTTCGGCACGCTGGTCTTTGAGTGACGCCGTCCACCGCGCCGCGTACCACATCTTCGAAGAAGTTGTGCGGCGCAGCCATCGGAAAGCGTTGTGGGACGTTTTGCCGCCATCAGAATTGCGGTTCGAATTAGCCGTCCACGGATTTCACAGATTCACACAGATGGCAGCCTCGGGAGGGCGAAGCTCCTGCTGAGCCGCTGCCGCAACGGACGTCCTCTGGCACACGCGGCTCGGCAGGAGCCTCGCCCTCCCGGACGTTCGATCGCCGTCTGGGTACCACATCTTCGAAGAAGCTGCGCAGCAGCCGTCGGAAAGCGTTGTGGGACGTTTTGCTGCGATCAAACGTTGCGGTCCGAATTGGCCATCCACGGATTTCACAGATTCACACAGATGGTACCAATGGGAGGGGCGAGGCTCCTGCCGAGCCGCTGCCACGATGGGCGTCTTTCGGCACACACGGCTCGGCAGGAGCCTCGCCCTCCCGGACATGCCCTCCCCGGGTACCACATCTTCGAAGAAGCTGGCGGCGCAGCCGTCGAAAAGCGTTGGAGACGTGATGGCTCGATCCAGAATTGCGGTTCGAATTAGCCGTCCACGGATTTCACAGATTCATACAGATGGCAGCCTCGGGAGGGCGAAGCTCCTGCTGAGCCGCTGCCGCAACGGACGTCCTCTGAGCACACGCGGCTCAGCAGGAGCTTCGCCCTCCCGGACATGCGCCCTCTCCGGGTACCACATCTTCGCAGACGTTGTGGTACCGGCGGCGATGCCAATTGCGCCGTGCCGCCGCATCAGAACTGGTCCTCACATGCGGCGAAATACTCACGCCAGTCCTCGCCTGCGCGGGCGTTCACCCCGGCTTGGCAGGGAAAATGCCTGATCTTCCGCCGCTGAGTGGTTTTCCTCTACCATCCCGGTACGGCTTGAGTCTGCACCTATGCTCAACTGAATGACTTTTCCGGACAAAGGATTTTCCGATGGTGGCTGACTGGATGCGGACGTTGCGTGACGAATTGCTGCTTCTGAACCGTGGGGGATTTCAGCGAGCGTACGCGTTGACCGCCCGGCGGCGGAGATCGCGCACCGGAGGGCAGAGGCGGTCGGCGGAGCTGCTGGAATCGCGATTGCTGCTGGCGGGAGTCATCGGAGACGTCACTTCGGAATCGAAGATCAGCGACACGGCCGGCAATTTCACCGCGACGCTCGACAACAGCGATTTTCTCGGCAACGCCGTCGCGTCACTGGGCGATCTGGATGGCGACGGAATTCAGGATCTGATCGCCGGTGCCTATCTGGACGACGACGTCCCGAGCGGAAGCGGGGCGGCTTATGTTCTGTTCATGAACAACGACGGCAGCGTGAGGTCCGATCAGAAGATCAGCGGAACTCAGGGAGGTTTCACCGGCGTTCTGGAAAACGCGGATCGCTTCGGACGTTCGCTGACGAACATTGGAGACCTGGACTCTGACGGCGTCACGGACATTGCCGTGGGCGTTCCCGGCGACGATGACGGCGGCAGCAACCGGGGAGCCGTCTATATTCTGTTTCTGAATTCCGACGGTACGGTCAAATCGCATCAGAAGATCAGCACCACAACCGGCGGCTTCACGGGTGCCGTCGAGAACTTTGACGAATTCGGAAGTTCTCTGGCCTCGCCCGGCGACCTCGATGGCGACGGCGTCTTGGATCTGATTGTCGGAGCGCGGCTGGACGACGATGGCGGGCCGAATCGGGGAGCGGTCTACGTCCTGCTGCTGAACTCGGACGGTACGGTCAAGTCTCAGCAGAAGATCAGCGACACGTCAGGAGGACTGGCGGCGACACTCGGCGATTCCGACTTTTTCGGCAACGCGATGGCTGTTTCGGGCGACCTGGACGGTGACGGCGTCAACGACGTTGTTGTCGGCGCCTACAACAGCGACGACGGCGGCACCGATCGCGGGGCAGTCTACGTGCTGTTTCTGAATTCCAGCGGCACGGTCAAAGCGGAACAGAAGATCAGCAACACGTCCGGCGGTTTGTCAGCGACTCTTGACGACAGCGACCAGTTCGGCAGTTCCATCACCAACATGGGCGACATCAACGGCGACGGAATCGACGACCTGGTGATCGGAGCACGGCATGATGACGACGGCGGCACTGATCGCGGTGCCGCGTATGTTCTGTTCATGAATTCCACCGGAACAGTGAAGTCTCACAGAAAGATCAGCAACACCAGCGGCAACCTGACGGCGACTCTGGACAATTCGGATTTCTTCGGAACATCGGTGGCGAACGTTGGCGACATCGACGGTGACGGGCTGAATGATCTGGCCGTCGGTGCATACGGTGATGACGACGGCGGAGCCTCACGCGGGGCCGTCTACATCCTGCACCTGAATGCCATCCCGAATCCGGGAGTTATCGACGAGACCTACAGGATCAGCGACACAAGCGGCAGCCTGTCAGCCGCTCTGGACAACGGTGACCAGTTCGGCCGCGCTCTGACGAATATCGGCGACCTGGACGGCGACGGAGTTCCCGATCTGGTTGTGAGTGCCATCGGTGACTCCGACGGAGGCAGCGGTCGCGGCGCCGCGTATGTTCTGTTCATGAACGCGGACGGTACGGTCAAGTCCGAACAGAAGATCAGCGACACCGCCGGAGGCTTCACGGGAATTCTTGACGACGGTGACCAGTTCGGAAGTTCACTGACCGCCATTGGCGATCTGGACGGCGACGGAGTCACGGAGCTGGTCGTCGGCGTGGCCAACGATGACGACGGCGGCACGAACCGCGGGGCGATTTACACGCTGTTCATGAATGCCGACGGCACCGTCAAGTCATTTCAGAAGGCCAGCGATACCGAAGGAAACTTCACGGCCGTCCTGGACGATTCGGACTTCTTCGGCAGTTCCGTGACTGGTCTGGGCGACCTGGACGGCGACGGAATCGAAGACGTGGCAGTGGGAGCCCGGCTGGACGACGACGGCGGCATCAATCGCGGAGCGGCGTATGTCCTGTTCATGAACGCCGACGGCACCGTCAAAGCTCACCAGAAGATTAGCGACACAGCGGGCGGATTCACTGGCGGGTTGAACAACGGTGATTCCTTCGGAAACTCGATGGCAAATATCGGCGACCTCGACGGCGACGGAATCACCGATCTGGCGGTCGGCGCCTATACCGACGACGACGGAGGAATGGATCGCGGAGCAATGTACGTGCTGTTCATGAATGCCGACGGCACGGTCAAAGGCCAGCAGAAGATCAGCAGTACATCCGGCAACTTCACGGCAGCACTTGATGACGGTGATGAATTCGGCAGCGCCATCACCAGCCCCGGCGATCTTGACGGCGACGGAATCCCGGACCTGACGGTGGCCGCTCGCGCGGACGACGATGGCGGGCCGAATCGCGGAGCTGTCTATGTCCTGCTGATGAACGCTGACGGCACCGTCAAAGCGCACCAGAAGATCAGCGACACGCAGGGAAATCTCGGCGGAACGCTCGCCGACGGAGATCTCTTTGGCGCGGCACTGACCAGTCTGGGTGATCTGAACGGCGACGGAATCTCCGAACTGGCTGTTGGAATGCCCAACGGCGATGACGGAGGAACCGACCGCGGTGCTCTGTTCATCCTGACGCTGGAAGGCGTCGCTCCGCTGCGAATCACCGACGTCAAAGTTTCCTCATCGCTGTGGGCGGCCGACTTTAAGGACGCTCTCGACGGGCAGGTCATCGGTTCCGGGAAAGGTGTTGGCTATTCCATTCCGACCGGTTCGGCGAGCCAGACAAAGTCCCTTCCCTGGTCCCGAATCGATCAACTGATTGTGACGCTGGCTGATGAGATCGATGAATCGACAGTCACGGCCAACACCAATGTCCTGCTGCACAGCACTTTGGCCGGTCCCGCGATCAGCTCCGTCGTTGTTGACGGCAAGCAGTTGCAGATCAACCTCAGTGCAGCACTGAAGGTGAACGCGTTTCGACTGGAGATCCAGGACACCGTCACCAGCGTGGCGGGACTGCCGCTGGATGGTGATTTCACGAACAATTCGACGTCGCTCAGTTCCGGAGGGCCGGCTCCTGTCGGCAGTCCGCTGAACGATTTCAACTTCCACATTTCCACGAATCCCGGTGATTCGAATCAGGACGGCATCGTCAACATCAGCGACGCCGTTCGTGTGTTCCAGAATTTTCTCGCGCTGCCGGGCGGCGCGGGTTACTCCGTGTTTACGGACATGACCGGCGACGGGATCATCAACATTTCTGACGCGGTTCTGGTGTTCCAGAACTTCCTGTCCCTGCCACCGACGACGTTCCCGGCACTGCTTCTCGGGAGTGGGCCAGGCGGCGGATTCCAGCTACCGGCGACGACCGCTCCGCCCGCAACCGCTCCCGCAACCGCGCCGACTTCGGCTCCTTCGGGCATGGAGCAACCCGGCGGTTCGCTGCTGACCGCCGGTGCTCCCGCAGCGACCGGCGTGCCCGCAGCGGCAACCGGTCAGGACGCTTCGCCCAACCAGCAACAGACGTGGACGGACAACGAATTGTCCGTTCTGGATGAGATCCTTCCCGATGTCTTGAGTTAACGAAGACTGTTCCGCACCTTCCGTCGCGCCGGGTACCGCCTCTTTGCAGGATTCCTGCAGCCCAGCCGCCGGAACCTGCAAAGCACACGGGCGCGATCATCGGGCGGGCAAGGCTCCTGCCGAGCCGCTGCCGCCACCGGACGTCATTTTGCGCACGCGGCTCGGCCGGAGCCTCTCCCTCCCGGCCGCTGCCGCAAGGGGCGTCCTACTGGCACATGCCGGTCAGCGACCGCCGGCCTCGCGCAGCAGAGCGGTGGCGATGTTGCTGTGCCGCGCTTCCTGTTCGGTATCACCCGTCAGCCGGTAAAGCGCAGAAAGTGCCACATGACCTGCGTGATTCTTCGGGTTGATGTCGACCGACTTTTGCAGGGCCTCGATGGCCTCATCGGTGCGATCCAGGTTTTGAGCGGTGACGCCTCGGAAGAACCAATATCGGGCGTCACGGCGGGCTTCGGTCAGTTCGCGAAAGCCGTCGTAGGCGGCGGCGAACTTCTGCTGATTGAACTGCAGTTCCGAAAGCTGAGCGAGCGCGGATAGCCGGGCGTCGGACGGGGAAGCGTCCATCGCGATGGCTCGCGTCGCCCAGACTTCGACCATGTCGTTCCACCCGATGTCGTGAGCAATCGTCGCCAGGCCCGCGGCGACTTCCGCATCTCCGGCTCCCATCCGCCAGGCGTCGTCCAGAGCTTCCTGAGCCGACCGCATCGCCTTTTCGTGGTTCAGATCAGGAAGCGTCAGATACAGATTCAGCCACGCAAGGCCCTCATTGCGGCGCTGGTCGGCTTCAGACAGCGACGTGTTGGGAAGGAACGCGATGAGCTGCGCCGGTGCGTCGGAAGAGTTGACTTCTCCGCCTTCCGCTGACGTGTGGATGCCGATTCGATGATGCGTGAACGCCACGTGCGGCACTTCCGTCGCGGCGGAGGGCATGTGGCATGCGACGCAGGAATCGCCGGCCGCATCTCGCGCTGCGTGATCTTCGCGGCAGGCATCTTCTGCGTGACATTCCAGACACGTCTTTCGGTATTTCGCTTCCGGGGGAAGTGCATCGGCGGCGGGATGCGGACTGTGGCAGGTGATGCATGTCAGCGTTTCCGACTGACGGTAACACTCGCTGAGATGCATCTGTTCGACGTGTCCGACAATCGTCATGTCTTCCGACTGCCGGATCTGGTAGTCGATTCGAAAATCCTGCAGCGGAAGTCCGGGTCGGAAGGAGTCGAACTGTCGACCGCGAATTTCCACCTGAGCCTTGCCCTGCAGATGACACTGCTGGCACACCGCTTCCGAAAGTTCGCGGGAAAGATGCCCGGGATTGACGATCGTCAGATCAGGTTCGGCATCACTGAGGGCAGCCGTCAGTGATTCGCGAGCTTCGACGTGACGTTCT
Protein-coding sequences here:
- a CDS encoding P-II family nitrogen regulator; the encoded protein is MKSVEAIVRHFKLEDVKSALTEVGVHGMTVTEVRGFGRQKGHKETYRGAEYIVDFMPKVKVEVIVADQDLEKVLEAIVTSARTGQVGDGKIFVSNIERVVRIRTGEMGEEAL
- a CDS encoding ammonium transporter, with protein sequence MNTLTRFFMTACAVAFLSGTVAAVAQDAANPSESLPDVATSAETDAGAATSEGSADASAAPDTGNVAWMLVSSAFVLMMTCPGLALFYGGLVRKKNIIGVMMQCVFLMGLMTVYWAVFGYSWAFGGSNPYVGNFDHVLLRGIVPSAEAGSPDALADKMIFMVFQGMFFIITPALICGAFAERMKFSAMCAFSVLWGTFVYCPIAHWVWSDSGWLCEWNEAAAFPALDFAGGTVVHISSGVSALVCALLIGKRHGFMKEPMPPHNLTYTCIGAGLLWVGWFGFNGGSALKSNGLAVNAFVATHFAAAAGILGWTLLERMKDGKAGILGACSGAVAGLVCVTPAAGSVTPVGGLVLGLAAGAFCFVMCTTVKNMFGYDDSLDAFGIHGAGGALGALLTGVFATSAVTGGRGGLLDGSPGQLVPQVVSIAAAVVIAVIGSFVLLKIVDAVIGLRVSTEDEIRGLDLSQHGEEGYIFQ
- a CDS encoding calcineurin-like phosphoesterase family protein; the protein is MRILPALVFTACLFAAMPEPAGADEKARGTVFVDANSNGILDAGETGLAGVAVSNGRDVVKTDADGHYSISVTDDSIVFVIKPQGYRAQMDENHLSRFYYIHKPNGSPTHLKFPGVEPTGPLPSSIDFALTRQDEPAAFDVLFFGDPQPRDQREIDYIAHDVVEGLIGSEAAFGVTLGDILFDDLSLFDSFNRTIGRIGIPWYNVIGNHDINFAADRDELSDETYERVYGPAYYSFDYGPVHFVVVDDVHWMSDGEKMFYRSGLSDAQLDFIQNDLAVVPQDRLVVAMMHIPLVKSTPWLEPKRDRLFRILESREHCISLSGHTHHHEHVMIGGDDGWRKPKPHHHMINVTVSGSWWSGKPDEHDIPHTMCADGTPNGYTIMHFDGLKYLLEYRAARRESDYQIRVMADEVVRREDIGTKKFHANVFNAMPGADVTWRLDDRTDWNAMQKVVEPDPLFLKLWTEEQPDPDSLAWRALPKPMPSPHLWQAALPEDLEPGTFTIRVKAVNPNGQTLQGQRIVRIE
- the rlmB gene encoding 23S rRNA (guanosine(2251)-2'-O)-methyltransferase RlmB, with product MSERSGKRKSRRRQLRTSHQKNWLVGRYSVLETLRAGRWPVDELFASDELDSDSANEVLQLAADRGVSVETVSTTRMSQLCHTEHHQGLAARMGEFPYSTMADLLPESGSTRTAAASAAAGERSPLIVICDRIQDAFNFGAILRCCDAMQVASVVIGTTQQVSVTPQVARSSAGAVNYQHIIRVDDIVPAAQQIRDAGFRLVAATEKASAAACEADLSGDVALIVGSEAFGVSPPLLELCDLQVAIPMLGHVASLNAAVAAGILLYEIRSRQMRG
- a CDS encoding carbohydrate-binding family 9-like protein, whose product is MTHNSGFFRKLFQGRPHIAHAIAVAAMAALGASSTQAMADEKTVAERPTMTVKHCSDFKVNGKGDAAAWQTTEWVSLNRRPQAQHDYTARIKMLYSDTGVYVLFDGTDTKLTSTMQEDFADLWNEDVYECFFWTDETHPVYFEYEISPLGYELPILVPNMDGTFLGWRPWHYDGVRRIQKHVSATGGSVASMSEVEGWRAEVFIPNALLAPLKNVPPKPGTKWRANFYRMDYDGGGKSQWDWARVGPSFHEFKSFGTLVFE